The sequence TCGCTGCGAGAGAGTGCGTCGTGGATCGCGTCCTCCTCGAAGCCGGCGTCCTCGTCGGTCGGCCCGCCCTTCGACGGCGTGTACCGGATGCCGATGGTCTCGACCTCGAAGCCCTCCAATCGCTGGGCGATCGCCTGGCCGATCGACCCGAGACCGACGATGGTGACGGTACTCCCGGTGAACTCGCCGGACTGGAAGTGGCGCCACTCGGCGCGCTGTTTGCGGCGCCACCCCTCGTGGAGGCGGCGGGCGAACACGAGCATGTTCGCGATGGCCTGTTCGGCGATGCCGGGGGCGTGGATGCCGCCCGCGTTCGTGACGGCGACCCCCCGCGCGGCGAACGCGTCCACGGGGACGTGGTCGGTTCCGGCGAAGGTGCAGGCGAACAGTTCCAGGTTCGCCGCGCGGTCTAGCAGGGCGTCGTCGAGCGTGATCCCGGTGACGACCCGCGCGTCGGGGATGAACGCCCGTTCTTGCTGTGGCGTCCGCGCGAGCCGTACGGTCCGGTCGGGGAGCGTTTCGCGGAGCGTCTCGGCGTACGATTCCATCGAGAGGCCTTCCGTTCCCTCTCGCAGGACGAGGATGTCGGTTTCGGGCATGAGTGGTGGGTGGGACCGCGATCGAGGTCGACGACTGCGGGCTGGCCGGATGGATTGCAGGACGAAAGACCCCACCTTAGTCCTTGTGTGCCGGTCCCGAATCGCGCCGCCCGGACCGGTTGGACACACGAAGAATATTCAACGCTCGGACACGTCGACACGGG is a genomic window of Halanaeroarchaeum sp. HSR-CO containing:
- a CDS encoding D-2-hydroxyacid dehydrogenase; protein product: MPETDILVLREGTEGLSMESYAETLRETLPDRTVRLARTPQQERAFIPDARVVTGITLDDALLDRAANLELFACTFAGTDHVPVDAFAARGVAVTNAGGIHAPGIAEQAIANMLVFARRLHEGWRRKQRAEWRHFQSGEFTGSTVTIVGLGSIGQAIAQRLEGFEVETIGIRYTPSKGGPTDEDAGFEEDAIHDALSRSEYVVLACPLNDLTRGLLGPEAFATMKTDAVLVNTARGGIVDTDALVDALQTNSIRGAALDVTDPEPLPADHPLWTLENCLITPHTGGHTPRHWDRLADILAENVRRLESGEALQNRVRAPDSD